The segment TTCCAATTCCTTGATTCCTTCTCATTATACCTAAGAGTTTAAGCTCACATATGCATTTCTTAAAGCAACAAGTGAGATTCCCCTTACTGTCTTTGCAAGTTGTCTTTTTCCtggcatttatcttgcatataATTGTTAAGAGTAACTCACATAATCCCTTATTTCTTGCTGTATCATGCTCAACATTTCCTTTTCatgttacacatacacacacacacacagagacacacacacagacaaatacacacagagtgaaatactatgcagccccGAGAAAAGATAGAGACATGCAGTTTGCCATCacctggatggaattggaggtttTCAAACTAAGTGAAaactgagtcagaaggaaaaatacaaacaTGGGGTGATAATTGTGATAATTGACCAGAAGATAAATGATCAGAGGATAGAATATcttactcatatgtgaaataaaaaaaaaaagctaggggCTAGACAGTTCCCAGTGGAAACAATCTGAGATATTGTCAACAAAACAGTGAACTGAGACGGAAAAGGGTGAGAAAGACTTTGCTTTCAGTTTTGCCATCATGAAAGctattgttatttttgtattcttttgttCTGTCATTTAATATAGAAAATAGGTGTTTAATACAGCACCATCTTATAGCATAGTACTGACGCATTTGAAATTTCAACATAGCCCTGCCTTTACCTGAGTGTTTTACAATTTTAAGAGTAGAGGCCTACGAATCTTCTAATTCTAGTCAATATTTAAACTCAGGCCATGGTCCATACAATGATATCAGTATCTCATTTATCTGATGATTGATTTATCAAAGGCATCATGAAGacaaaaggtttcttttttttttttacactttggacattttattttattttattttattatttatttatttttattagtggatcaccattacagagttataaactttcttgcttgcattccagtcacacaatgatcgagtactcatccctccaccagtgcccattctccagcaccaataatcccagtatccctctcatcactcCCACCttaccttccccacccccttcttgccccaccctgcctctgttcccttttgttctctctctccttttgggtgttgtggtctgaaatagaggtattgagtggccatcatgtttggtctatagtctactctcagcacataACTCCCATCCTGAGAGTGTCCTCAgaacaccctttacctggtgttcccttctctatctgagctgccctctcccccagcatttgaggccggcttccaaactgtggagctaacctcctggtacttatctctactattcctggtgctagtctcccattctattactttatattccacagatgagtgtaatctttttatatctgtccctctctttttgactcttttcacttaacatgatactttccatgtttatccacttatatgcaaatttcatgacttcatcttttctaacagctgcatcgtattccattgtgtagttgtaccaaagtttccttaaccagtcatctgttctctggcactcgagttttttttttcttcttccagattctggctattgtaaacagtgttaaTACAGCACCATCTTACAGCACAGTACTGACACATTTGAAATTTCAACATAGACCTGCCTTTACCTGTGTGTTTTACAATTTAAAGAGTAGAGGCCTACTAATTATAATCAATATTTAAATTCAGGCCATGGTCCATAAAATGATGTCAGTATCTCATTTATCTGATGATTGATTTATCAAAGGCATCATGAAGACAAAAGTTTTATAGAAATGGTCCATACTTCCCTGCACaggtagaaaattatttttctttttcttttttttttttttgctttttgggtcacacctggcgatgatcaggttactcgtggctttgcacatcactcctggcagtgctcaggggaccatatgagatactgggaattgaacccgggtcagcctcatgtaagacaaatgccctaccagctgtgctatcgctccagccctgataattcTTTCTCTAGAGATAAATCAAGAGCTTTATCCTACCACAACTCATTCTTTGTCTATGAGACATTGTCAAGTCTTAAACATAGGAgttgagaaatgcaaataaagtgTAGATCCTAGAGGAGGGATACAATGAAATCACCTGACATTTGTTCTGGTCTACTGAGAACAGAATCAGCTGCTAGCATTTCTTTTGTCTCCAGACCAATGTCCCCCAAGGAAGCAGTGTGCCCAAAGGTGAGAGTAACAAAGGAAATCCAGCTAATGAGCTGACACAGGGAGATGTAAATATTCCCTCTGTGGTAGCATCTCAATCAGATGCATCCCTGACCTGGAGGAGGCATGGTTTTGCCCATGAATTCTTGGGACTTGTTAGGTATCCAAGACTCTTCATGCCTGCCTGTTGCTGCGCTTTCTGAGAAAAGAGCTTTGACCTCCAGTATCCCCCAGACTTGCTTGATTTTGTAACTGCAGGCTGTTTGCTTCCTCTCAGAGACCTTATCTGGTGAGTCTGAGAACCTCCTATATAGGTTCTTTAAGAAAGATTGAGGGAGCATGAAAGGAGAGAACTCTTCTCTGAGGTCATCTCAAAGTCTTACCTGGCCTTCCTGAAAGCTGAGACATTGTCACACATTTCCTTCCGGGTTGGGTATTAAAAATATTACAGTTTTAGCTcgaatagagaaggaaccactaagtgaatgacgcttggagggctcgctcgggatgggagatgcaagctgaaagtagactatgggccaaacatgatggccacttactacctgtattgcaaaccataacatccagagagagagagagagagttagagagaaagagagtaaaagagaatgtgcctgccacagaggcagcagaGGAGGGTGGGTAGATAGAAGAGGTGGCATGAGGGATACCCAGaacattggaggtggagaatgggcactggtagagggatgggtactcgatgaccaaaacgtaatcatgaaagtttgtaagtctgtaaccgtatctcatggtgattcattacgAAATATCAGTTTCTCACCACGGAAACCAGGGATGCCACTACTGGCATTAATTGAATGTATGGTATTAACATGTAGAGTGAATTGATTAATATTCAAATCCAATAATTGAATAAGTGGTAGATCCAAGATCAAAACCATGATgccaaatgttttcattttatataatttagaaGAGCTTTACAAAATTACATATTTCATATCCATCCcactatattttatttgaatattaaacCCAACCCATATGTTGGGTTTATATCCTGATGCTTGTTATTATAGTCAGATCTTTCAGTGTTATTTAATCTTCAGAGGTTTTAACATAAAGTGTGACAAAAATGCCACTTCATTTTTGTGGAGATAGTTACTTGCTTTTTATTAGTTATTCTGGTCAACAAGGGGATATAAGTGTTGTTGAAATGATTCCAGTAACAAGGAAGCATCTCAATTTATTGGATCTTATATTTCCGGTATCCATTTCTTTTCATAGTCTCTGAGATTTTTGTGTATTGTGAACATTTCATTCTGCAAAAGCTTTGAATCATTTGCTCCTGGTGTTAATGTTCTATTTTGCAAAAGCTTTGAATCATTTACTCATTGGAAGCTCTGCACCTTAAATTGGAAACtatttccataatttttattataaagagaATATGATAtgatgggccggagtgatagtacagcagataaagcattgccttacatgctgccaacctggattagatccctggtatcctataaggtcccctaagcactgccagaagtaattcctgagtgcagagccaggagtaacccctgagcgtcgttgggtgtggccccccaatattttttaaatggtaataTGATATGAAAAATTTCTCTTGTGTTATTCCATTCAcagttattttagaaaaagttaacAGATCCTGGTATGATATGGATGTAGCAGGAAGCTACAGTatttatgcatgcatgtgtacgtgcgatttttattggggggggcactcggcagtgctcagggctattcctggttctgattaggatcatttctggcatggctcaggggactatatgtggtgctggtaattgaactcaagatggccatgtgcaaggccactcactgccctacccactctgctttctctctggccccctgtttACTGGGGCAAAAATAACATAGGGCAGTGGAAAGTAGCTCATATAGTCCAGAATGTGATCCCtagataaacaaaattttatttaggcaCGATGATTTATAAAACGGTTAGTAATAAAGTTTCACACATACCATATATGTGGCCTTATCTGACATGATCTTTGAatattaatttctctttcttattgTAGAACTGAGGGACTTTGATTTCTCAGCACTTCATAGTATTTGATTAGGAAAATGGTCAGATTTCATCAGATATTCCTAAAGTGGAAGaaacaatttattaattttgcaAGATGACGACATCTTAGGTAAAAGACAGAAGGGGTCAGGAATTTCTTAGGCCCATAGAGAGCAAAgtctcttaaaaaaacaaacaaaacaggttcatgaggtcagagagatagtatagtaattAGGATGCCTACCTTGCACGTGACTgccctgggattgatccctagcaccctctctggtcccttgagctccaccaggagagatgcttgggcccagagccaggagtaatcttagagcactgccagatgtggcacaaaagaaaacaaaaacaaaatgaaaattagatTCAGATGAAAATGCTTAGTTTTCATTCTTTCCCcccctcaatttttatttagtcactgtgctttataatattgttaataatagagtttcagaatTGCAGCATTTCAACCTAAAACCTACAACCAGAATCTCTTCATCATTGTCTTAAGGTTCTCTCCAAGCTATCCATCACCCTGTTTTGGAAAACTCTGGGTCTAATATCATTAGCTAGTGATTCATTccttactattctttttttctatcccACCACGAGAGagatccctctccttctgactgacttcactcagagtGATACCCCCCCAATTCTATCCTCACTGTGGCAGATTATATGACTTCATTCTCTCTTTTAGCTGAGAAATACGCCATTGCATTTCCACACcttaatttctttatctctgCATCTGTTCTTGAGATGTtggtttttttctaaaaattggctattgtgaaaagagCAGCTACAATGTATGGTTAATTCTTGACTCTAAACCTAAATTAGCATTTTACTATGTCCGTGATATTCATAGTATGGGAATTGACCTTGTATTTATTTTCAACTCTAGTATCAATCACCACCTCATGGTACCAGACAATTATACGCAGATTACTGAATTTATTCTTCAGGGATTATCGAAGGAACCCAAACTACAAACCCTCATATTTAGAGTTTTCCTCTCCATGTATTTGGTCACTGTGTTTggaaacctgctcatcatcctgaccacaatctcagacccacacctccacacccccatgtacttcttcctgtccaatCTGTCGTTCGCAGACATCTGCTTCATCTCGACCACCATCCCAAAGATGCTGGTGAATATACAGACAGAGAGCAAAGTCATCACCTATGAAGGCTGCATCACACAGCTGTATTTCTTCCTATTCTTCGGTGTTTTGGATGACTTTATACTGTCTGcaatggcctatgaccgctttgtggccatctgccacccactGCACTACACAGTCATCATGAATCCCCGGCTGTGTGGATTGGTGGTTCTGCTGTCGTGGACCATAAGTGCCCTGTATTCTGTGTTACAGAGCTTAATGGTGTTGAGATTATCCTTCTGCCCAGACTTGGAAATCCCTCACTTTTTCTGCGAACTCAATCAGATGGTCCAACTTGCCTGTTCGGACACCTTTGTCAATGATATCGTGTTGTATCTGGCAACCGGGATACTGGCTGGCTGTCCCCTGGCTGGGATCCTTTACTCTTACTCCAAGATTGTTGCCTCCATCCGCAAAATCTCATCTGCTCAGGGGAAATACAAAGCTTTCTCTACCTGTGTGTCTCACTTGTCtgttgtttccttattttatctTACAATTCTGGGAGTGTACCTTAGCTCAGCTGCTACTCACAACTCACACTCGAGTGCCACCGCCTCCGTGATGTAcacggtggtcacccccatgctgaaccctttcATTTACAGCCTCCGGAACAAAGACATCAAGACGGCGCTGAAGAGATTCATTGGGATGGAAGCTTTGAAAGCATCGACTTTCTTAGGACTAAAGAAGTGCTCATTTGGTAAATAGACTGTGTCCCTTCTTTTTATAAAGTGATTCTCCAGGCATTTCTCCATGAAGCCTTTATCATAAAAGAAGAATTGGCAAACCTATAGACTTCACTTCTAAGAATTGATTatccaaatattatttttaatgatcctTCACTGGAAAGAAGAAATGGTAATCTATTGACTTAATAGTATTCCAAACTGATGATTCAAAGATGATTCGCAATGGATCCTTCCtctataaaattatttgcttACAGTAAAGTAAATCTATTTGCTTTGCAGGGTCTAAGATCTAGAATTGACCTTCAGTATAATTTGCAAAAGCTTAAATTGGTCATCTTTCTTATGCAAAATAGTTCCTTTTCGTGGGAAAGATACTCTGTAAAGTTTGGTTATCATATAGGGTGCCTTTTGTTCACTGAGGTGGAGATATTGGTTAGTATATTATCTTATAACAGGATTAATTAATTTCCTTGAAACCTCCAACTATGCCTACAAATATTATTATTCCATTGCTTAGATAtttttgtcatatattttattcttcaaatagaatgttaaattatcaataaatatattattaattgtATATTAGATCCTATCTGCTGAGGATCTTGTTCACTATTCTTGATGAAATGATTTTCTCCAGGGACTTAAATTTCTGCCTATAAGTGACATTTAAGGTCAGTTTTTCCTGTACAAGTTATCTGGAATGGAGCCTCATAAGAAAGACTGATTAGTACAATATTCAGAATTAAACTTGGAGTCTAGAGGAATTCTGAGTGTTGTCTTCACATATAAGAAAATACTCCAAAAAcccaataattattataaataacctAAGTTTTATGCTTTTAGTTGTTTCATCAGTTACGAATTGCTGCCTAGCAATTCTGCATAAAATTATCTGACAAGTACCTTTTGCACACTAAAGTAATATAACTTATGTTGGTGGAGTTTTCTAACCTCTCATTGAATACTCATGAAGTTTGAGTCACCTGTGAGTTTTACAAGTGTAGATAACTCATCCAAGATCCTGTATGGGGTCTAGTTCATGTCTTAACTGAAGCAGCATCTGGTTGGCTGTGTTTATGTATGTAGGTATTTATATACATAGTTTACATGTATTTTATCTGTTTATATAGGCAGATGAAGCTTTTAGtttagaaaaaatgattttttctttcaagttGAATCATCTTAtttcactgttttctatatgcatatatggcACTTTGCTTTCTAAAATGTTGGAAGATTTCTATCCATTTACCATTAAAGTGAGTCAGGTATGTGTGcttaagttacttttttttttctttttggggtcacaccgggcgatgcccagaggttactcctgactctgcactcaggaattatctctggtggtgctaaggggaccatataagatgctgggacttgaacccgggtcagccgcatgcaaggcaaacgccccacctgctgtgcttttgctccagcccaaaagttactatattttttcatcattatattttcccattttgaGAGTAAATTAATGCTTCTAATGACCCGCAACAGGAAGCACAGTTGAAATATAGCATTGGTTAAACAGAAAAAGTCATACAAAGCTCAAGTATACATAGGGTCCCTGGgtcaattttttataatttaagggATACTGGGGTACTTCCTTTGGATAGTATGAGAAAGAATCACCTATGTAGAAATTAAACTTTTAGCCCAATGAAAACATGCATAGATAAAGTTTATGTCCCTATAAGTGCATGTGTTTTTCTATGTGAATACTCATACAAAAATATGCATGCACTAAGATATTTATTTGCATGCACTGAGACATTTATGGTTTCATATATTATGCTGAGGAAAATCAGAGAAAGTTGGTTGCagagcacaaaaataaaaataatatacatttgtattaacataaattaaaatatagaaaaaattgaAAGCAGACTGTAAAATCTTAATTctgataataaattattattgggctgcagtgatagcacagcaggtagggcatttgccttgcatacaccctacccgagttcaattcctccatccctctcggagagcccagcaagctaccgagagtatcctgcccgcacagcagagcctggcaagctctctgtggcgtattcgatatgccaaaaacagtaacaacaagtctcacaatggacatgttactggtgcctgctcgattcaggatgaccgtgatacagtgacagtgaattattattattatttttttattattgttattttttttctttttgggtcacacccagcgatgtgccagagttactcctggctctgcactcaggaattaattactcctggcggtgttcggggaacgatatgggatgctaggaatcaaacctgggtcagccacttacaagacaaatgccctacccgcaattgccccagccccctaataaattattttttacattttttaattccaGAAAACCACTATAATTAGAATCACTGTTGCATTAATTCACTGTGCAAGTTAATGGGGCAGACAATCtacagtgtagcactgtagcactgtcatccatcaatttgctcaagtgggcaccaatgaCAGGGTGGgtcctggttagtacttggatgggatacaatctacaaagaaataaaaaatattatactgAAATACCCTTACCCAAGGCAAATCAACAATGACTCAGGGCTTAAACTAGATATGCATAAACACTTCTAATGAATAAAATGTGCTTATTATATTCCTGGAGCTACTTCAAagtggagcgatagatagcacagcggttgggcatttgccttgcacgcggctgacccgagttgattcctccgcccctctcggagagcccggcaagctaccgagagtatcgagcctgcgccgcagagcctggcaagcgacccgtggcgtattggatatgccaaaaacagtaacaataagtctctcaatgagagacgttactggtgcccactcgaacaaattgatgagcaacaggatgacagtgacagtgacagtgacttcaaaGTAGTTCCATTCTCATTACTAAAAGCACAAAGATACATGCTGATACAGTcctgtgtagggagccattttaccttactgatcttatcctatcaccatttgtttatcactagctaagcccatgccacaccctgcatttctattgggggtcccggcatgcatactatgccacctcctcccagcagcgaggtataaatactgtaactgccatagaataaatgccttttcttcctcctccaggctctgtgtctgttcattcagctgcgttcccttctcagccccacgaagggttctccctgctgaacagaatgaGACCTCCACATTGACTTCCACAGTCCTGGAAGTCATAGTTTGAAATGACTCTCATTGGGGAATGTCAAGATGTGGGTGGACCCAGTGATTCTGAGGTTCAGGGAAGAATCTGTTTCTTCCCCTTCCAGTTCATGTTGTTGGACACCTTCATCTCTCAGTTTGGGTTCTTTAGCATTTCCAAATCTACCTCTACTTAGATgcctttgtctttctcttcaACATTTATAGGATCCTGTGAGTATTGGATCATAGCAAATTATCAGATACATCATATACATAAACATCAGCTGAATTGACAGCTGGCTATCTGAATCTTTCAATTCTCTAAAAAATAGAATACTTAATGACAGTGGGTTTGATGAGAAGGTCTACATATATTAGAATTCTGCCATGa is part of the Sorex araneus isolate mSorAra2 chromosome 2, mSorAra2.pri, whole genome shotgun sequence genome and harbors:
- the LOC101554061 gene encoding olfactory receptor 7A17-like, yielding MVPDNYTQITEFILQGLSKEPKLQTLIFRVFLSMYLVTVFGNLLIILTTISDPHLHTPMYFFLSNLSFADICFISTTIPKMLVNIQTESKVITYEGCITQLYFFLFFGVLDDFILSAMAYDRFVAICHPLHYTVIMNPRLCGLVVLLSWTISALYSVLQSLMVLRLSFCPDLEIPHFFCELNQMVQLACSDTFVNDIVLYLATGILAGCPLAGILYSYSKIVASIRKISSAQGKYKAFSTCVSHLSVVSLFYLTILGVYLSSAATHNSHSSATASVMYTVVTPMLNPFIYSLRNKDIKTALKRLLKADCKILILIINYYWADPYLKGSV